A stretch of the Halomonas sp. CH40 genome encodes the following:
- a CDS encoding outer membrane protein assembly factor BamD yields MRVFSAATRFAALALSLAFLAGCASNDTAEEGKYDALAERELYESARDALDRNILPTAIERLEALDTRFPFGAHAEQAQIELIYAYYENGNWEEARAAASRFIRLHPDHPEVDYAYYIRGLSAWQAGRFSLERLRLIDISKRDVGATRDAYNDFRELIQRFPNSEYAADAQQRIVYLRELLARHELHVADYYLRRGAYVAAVERGRWVVENYPASNASEDALAAMIEGYMGLGMDDRAKEVLDVLRANNPDHTQLDDSRFSPKHL; encoded by the coding sequence ATGCGCGTTTTTTCTGCCGCTACCCGATTCGCAGCGCTCGCTCTTAGTCTTGCCTTCCTGGCAGGCTGTGCCAGCAACGACACTGCAGAAGAAGGTAAATACGATGCGCTCGCGGAACGTGAGCTGTACGAAAGCGCCCGGGATGCACTGGATCGCAATATACTGCCTACCGCGATTGAGCGCCTGGAAGCGCTGGATACCCGCTTCCCGTTTGGCGCCCACGCCGAACAGGCCCAGATCGAGTTGATCTACGCCTATTACGAAAATGGCAACTGGGAAGAAGCCCGCGCGGCCGCCAGTCGCTTTATCCGCCTGCACCCGGATCACCCTGAAGTGGATTACGCCTATTACATTCGCGGGCTGTCTGCCTGGCAGGCCGGACGTTTCAGCCTGGAGCGCCTGCGGCTGATTGATATTTCCAAGCGCGATGTGGGCGCCACCCGGGATGCCTACAACGATTTCCGCGAACTGATCCAACGTTTCCCTAATAGCGAATACGCCGCCGATGCCCAGCAGCGAATCGTCTATCTTCGCGAACTGCTTGCCCGCCACGAACTGCATGTAGCTGACTATTATCTGCGCCGTGGTGCCTATGTGGCCGCCGTTGAACGTGGCCGCTGGGTGGTTGAAAACTACCCGGCCTCCAATGCCTCTGAAGACGCCCTCGCCGCCATGATTGAAGGCTACATGGGCCTGGGCATGGACGACCGCGCCAAGGAAGTGCTCGACGTTTTGCGCGCCAATAACCCGGATCATACCCAGCTTGACGACAGCCGCTTCTCACCCAAGCATCTGTGA
- a CDS encoding NAD+ synthase translates to MQDLTLVMAQLDPLVGDIPGNAARAIEAVREARIEHGADIVVFPELFLSGYPPEDLLLRPSMETRLREARAVMAEKVSRDVLVIIGYPGVREGVCYNLAGILYNGQWEAEYAKQALPNYQVFDEQRYFAPGQQALVYEHKGARLGLLICEDLWEGTPVKAACAAGAEVLITLNASPYHQDKPGERLRLLEQRAAEAQRPIVYVNTIGGQDELVFDGGSGCVDASGQLKVLAPYWQAGLMPVQFLQQSADQWVPQPGEIEEDSTAEESLYCALVTGVRDYVNKSGFKGVVIGLSGGIDSALTLAIAVDALGPQRVQAVMMPYHYTADISRQDAAEQAELLGVHYEVMPIEPMVEAFMSTLAESFEGTERDTTEENLQSRCRGVLLMAISNKKGLMVLTTGNKSEMAVGYATLYGDMVGGYNALKDVYKTWVYRLARWRNSESLAVPERVIERPPSAELAPDQQDSDSLPDYDTLDAILMRYIEGDMSAEAIIAAGFERDDVYKVVKLVDRCEYKRRQAPVGVRVTPRGFGRDRRYPIVNGWQPGE, encoded by the coding sequence ATGCAAGACTTAACGCTGGTCATGGCCCAACTTGACCCCCTGGTAGGCGATATTCCCGGTAATGCGGCGCGTGCAATTGAAGCCGTGCGCGAGGCGCGTATAGAACATGGCGCTGATATCGTGGTCTTCCCCGAGCTGTTTTTGTCCGGCTATCCACCGGAGGATCTGCTACTGCGACCTTCAATGGAAACGCGTCTGCGCGAGGCACGGGCAGTGATGGCCGAAAAAGTGTCTCGCGATGTTCTGGTGATTATTGGTTACCCCGGCGTACGTGAAGGGGTTTGCTACAATCTGGCAGGCATTCTGTATAACGGTCAGTGGGAAGCTGAATATGCCAAGCAGGCACTGCCCAACTATCAGGTCTTTGATGAGCAGCGTTATTTTGCCCCGGGCCAGCAAGCCTTGGTCTACGAGCACAAGGGGGCTAGGCTTGGGCTTCTGATCTGTGAGGACTTATGGGAAGGCACGCCGGTCAAAGCGGCCTGTGCGGCGGGTGCTGAGGTGCTGATCACCCTGAATGCTTCTCCTTACCATCAGGACAAACCTGGCGAACGGCTGCGCTTGTTGGAGCAGCGTGCAGCCGAGGCGCAACGGCCGATTGTTTACGTTAACACCATTGGTGGCCAGGATGAGCTGGTGTTTGACGGCGGCTCTGGCTGTGTTGATGCCAGTGGTCAGCTCAAGGTGCTGGCACCTTATTGGCAGGCTGGCCTGATGCCCGTGCAGTTTCTTCAGCAAAGCGCCGATCAATGGGTGCCGCAACCCGGCGAGATAGAAGAAGACTCAACAGCAGAAGAAAGCCTTTACTGTGCGCTGGTGACCGGGGTGCGTGACTATGTCAACAAGAGCGGTTTCAAGGGCGTGGTGATCGGGCTATCGGGCGGCATTGACTCTGCCCTGACGCTGGCTATTGCCGTGGATGCCCTTGGCCCGCAGCGGGTTCAGGCGGTCATGATGCCTTATCACTACACGGCGGACATCTCCCGCCAGGATGCCGCCGAACAGGCCGAGTTATTGGGTGTGCATTATGAGGTCATGCCGATCGAGCCCATGGTGGAAGCCTTTATGAGCACCCTGGCCGAAAGCTTTGAGGGCACTGAGCGGGATACCACCGAGGAAAACCTGCAATCGCGCTGCCGGGGCGTGCTGCTGATGGCGATTTCCAACAAGAAAGGCCTGATGGTCCTGACCACCGGCAACAAGAGTGAAATGGCCGTGGGTTACGCCACTCTCTACGGCGACATGGTGGGGGGGTATAACGCGCTCAAGGATGTCTATAAAACCTGGGTCTACCGCCTGGCACGCTGGCGCAACAGCGAATCTTTGGCCGTGCCAGAACGGGTGATCGAACGCCCACCCAGCGCTGAGTTGGCGCCAGATCAGCAGGACAGCGACTCCCTGCCGGATTACGACACCCTGGATGCCATTCTGATGCGCTATATCGAAGGCGATATGAGTGCCGAAGCGATCATCGCCGCCGGCTTCGAGCGAGACGATGTCTACAAGGTGGTCAAACTGGTGGACCGCTGCGAGTACAAGCGCCGTCAGGCACCGGTTGGCGTCAGGGTAACCCCAAGAGGCTTTGGGCGCGACCGTCGCTACCCCATCGTCAACGGCTGGCAGCCGGGCGAATAA
- a CDS encoding PP0621 family protein, which yields MNLLIIRLIIFAVLFFAGLKLYGMYRQWKLDREALEHKPERQDGGQMVRCKWCDVHVPEDEALRDQQHWFCSSAHRDRFLQEQRDLNASTPPKDSSEDDKH from the coding sequence ATGAATCTCTTGATCATTCGCTTGATTATTTTCGCCGTACTGTTTTTTGCCGGCCTAAAACTTTACGGTATGTACCGACAGTGGAAGCTTGACCGGGAAGCGCTGGAACATAAGCCTGAACGTCAAGATGGTGGCCAGATGGTGCGCTGTAAATGGTGCGATGTACACGTGCCGGAAGATGAAGCACTACGCGACCAGCAGCATTGGTTTTGCTCCAGCGCTCACCGCGACCGCTTTCTGCAAGAGCAACGCGACCTGAACGCATCAACGCCACCCAAGGACTCATCAGAAGATGACAAGCACTGA
- a CDS encoding GspH/FimT family protein produces MQPISRGFTLLEMLVVAALFSLLTLLSLPSFMAFGERNARTAAVNHLHSTLAYARQLAINEQTYVSVCATNQARDTCLNDWHGDLLVMIGDRYHAVQQEDIVRIVPALPSIAISYTREKQRKAVKFNPLGFSKGYNGRFHICPDGAKTGSTLVISFLGRLRLDDKPHKCL; encoded by the coding sequence ATGCAGCCCATTTCACGAGGTTTCACGCTGCTGGAAATGTTGGTTGTGGCCGCCCTGTTCAGCTTGCTGACACTGTTAAGCCTGCCAAGCTTCATGGCTTTTGGTGAACGTAATGCGCGAACTGCGGCGGTTAATCACCTGCACAGTACCCTAGCTTATGCTCGCCAACTGGCCATCAACGAACAGACCTATGTTAGCGTCTGCGCTACTAATCAGGCACGCGACACCTGCCTGAACGATTGGCACGGCGATTTACTGGTGATGATTGGCGATAGGTATCATGCTGTTCAGCAAGAGGATATCGTACGAATTGTACCTGCCTTACCTTCCATCGCGATCAGTTATACCCGAGAAAAGCAGCGCAAAGCAGTGAAGTTTAACCCTCTGGGGTTCAGCAAAGGCTATAACGGGCGTTTTCATATCTGCCCTGATGGCGCTAAAACCGGCAGCACCTTGGTGATCAGTTTTCTCGGACGGTTGCGCCTCGATGACAAACCGCATAAGTGTTTGTAG
- a CDS encoding ATP-binding protein, with protein MMIACPSEHAVRHKNYLPIYVALLVSIFVLLLYARSGHAQGKEYDYVDLSYFDEKSDLFLLMQAASLPEESAEDLQKVLHTADWRPATQVTDILLGPRKSTTRWFKLPVKNSQNEHLIRWLEISPWYLQNVTVWQLDPETLTINEKTETGLNVPLSNRSFESYRTTIPLELKGGEKTLLLLRVEGTNRSIFTMHSWKPERFIAQETSGHYYHIVLFSSVLTLFLIMIIQLDLRSFVLGLWMVVTLFLDAEKAGFFSFYVLLKTYDFLSHIAPQFSDYLDVGLPYASVHFEHKGYVAWMLNDVIFITVSVLLLGVWKKDKVMTTLEWLWGSVLFLSFLPHVVESYYFQYTGIAFSLMCSVIWLVIFFKALSVKRTWQKHLLSLLFFWWVIFVFTTLDYLINSTYAAPTPPWVLLTKFVVVLAIMLIYTFQRRDRAQALAAKLRYQEKEQREKLERAVNERTYELHQAMNEAHRANEAKTRFLGRVTHDLKSPLTSILGYAQLLSAESGKAGEMSQVIYKSASHMHRLIDRLIDYARGVTDDKERATDVYLYSFLAGIDHESRILAKLNDNTFTMEVSNSVPPVIVCDETFLHEVLINLIENALKYTQRGNVHLSVSGQPEEKQQSARLSLVLVDNGCGIDSHMQKIMFEPFSREQGDKSGVGLGLSIAKELAERMHGSLNIVSEKDQGTRAELSLPVVIGNEEDTSVGVISSPAHILPEVDASGLIAWMIEDAEPIRDMMALELETLGFEVRTFSSASEVAAVLEAGVKQPDVVITDYWLGNELGGEVLRQIKAYAEATPVILVSATWNLLKEGLKSPELEDDALHFSAYVTKPVNLINLRREIARVCELNIQEPGQQSEVAPITAVNQKAEISAEEREKLTLWIELGAVTDIVEWCQSFAAEGNGQPSGIEEIHYLALRGDFKGIKKLI; from the coding sequence ATGATGATTGCTTGCCCTTCTGAGCATGCTGTCCGCCATAAAAATTACCTGCCAATATATGTAGCTTTATTGGTGAGCATCTTTGTGTTGCTGTTGTATGCACGGAGTGGTCATGCCCAAGGTAAAGAATACGATTATGTTGATCTTTCTTACTTTGATGAAAAATCAGATCTGTTTTTGCTGATGCAGGCGGCGAGTCTACCGGAAGAAAGCGCAGAAGATTTACAGAAAGTCCTACATACCGCTGATTGGCGGCCTGCCACTCAGGTGACAGATATTCTTCTGGGGCCGCGTAAATCAACCACTCGCTGGTTCAAGCTGCCAGTGAAAAACTCCCAAAATGAGCATTTAATCCGCTGGTTAGAGATATCTCCGTGGTACCTGCAAAACGTAACGGTGTGGCAACTTGATCCTGAAACACTGACTATCAATGAGAAGACTGAAACAGGTTTGAATGTTCCATTGTCAAACCGTAGCTTTGAAAGCTATAGAACTACCATACCACTTGAACTGAAAGGTGGTGAAAAAACCCTCCTGCTGTTAAGGGTTGAGGGAACTAATCGCTCAATTTTTACCATGCATAGTTGGAAGCCTGAACGCTTTATAGCTCAGGAAACGAGTGGTCACTATTATCATATAGTGCTTTTCTCTTCAGTGTTGACACTTTTTCTCATCATGATAATACAGCTGGATCTACGTTCTTTTGTGCTTGGGCTATGGATGGTGGTGACGCTGTTTCTGGATGCAGAGAAGGCTGGTTTTTTCAGCTTTTATGTTTTGTTAAAAACATATGATTTTTTAAGTCATATTGCGCCTCAGTTTTCAGATTATCTGGATGTGGGTTTGCCATATGCTTCAGTTCATTTTGAGCATAAAGGGTATGTTGCCTGGATGCTTAATGATGTGATATTTATTACTGTTTCTGTCTTGCTGCTGGGGGTCTGGAAAAAGGATAAAGTGATGACAACCCTGGAGTGGCTCTGGGGGAGTGTGTTATTTCTTTCTTTTCTTCCACATGTTGTCGAAAGTTATTATTTTCAGTATACCGGCATTGCGTTTAGCCTGATGTGTTCAGTTATCTGGCTGGTGATTTTTTTCAAGGCGTTAAGTGTCAAACGAACATGGCAAAAACATTTACTCTCCTTGCTGTTTTTCTGGTGGGTTATTTTTGTTTTCACAACCCTGGATTACCTGATTAACTCCACCTATGCGGCGCCAACCCCACCCTGGGTATTATTGACCAAGTTTGTGGTCGTTCTGGCCATCATGTTGATTTACACCTTTCAACGCCGTGACCGTGCTCAGGCACTGGCAGCCAAGTTAAGGTACCAGGAAAAAGAGCAGAGAGAGAAACTAGAACGTGCCGTTAATGAGCGCACCTATGAGCTGCATCAAGCCATGAATGAAGCGCACAGGGCCAATGAGGCCAAAACCCGCTTTCTGGGCCGTGTGACACATGATCTGAAATCACCGCTGACCTCGATTCTTGGATATGCGCAGTTGCTTAGCGCAGAATCAGGCAAGGCCGGGGAAATGAGCCAGGTGATCTATAAAAGCGCCAGCCACATGCACAGGCTGATTGATCGCTTGATTGATTATGCTCGCGGTGTCACGGATGACAAGGAAAGGGCCACGGATGTCTACCTGTATTCATTCCTTGCGGGTATAGATCATGAGTCCCGAATACTGGCAAAGCTCAATGACAATACCTTTACCATGGAAGTCAGTAACTCTGTACCACCGGTTATCGTATGCGATGAGACCTTTTTACACGAAGTGCTCATCAATCTGATTGAAAATGCGCTGAAGTATACGCAGCGAGGTAACGTTCACCTTTCCGTAAGTGGGCAACCTGAAGAAAAACAGCAATCGGCAAGACTGTCTTTGGTTCTGGTGGATAATGGTTGTGGTATCGATAGCCACATGCAGAAAATCATGTTTGAACCTTTCTCTCGTGAGCAGGGCGATAAAAGTGGCGTAGGGCTAGGGCTTTCCATCGCTAAAGAATTGGCTGAACGTATGCATGGCAGCTTGAATATTGTCAGTGAAAAAGATCAAGGTACACGGGCTGAACTGTCTCTCCCAGTTGTTATTGGTAATGAAGAGGATACTTCTGTTGGTGTTATTAGTTCGCCCGCCCATATTCTGCCCGAAGTGGATGCCAGTGGTTTGATTGCCTGGATGATTGAAGATGCTGAGCCAATCCGCGATATGATGGCGCTGGAACTTGAAACCCTGGGCTTTGAGGTACGTACGTTTAGCAGTGCCAGTGAAGTAGCTGCTGTTCTCGAGGCCGGTGTTAAGCAACCTGATGTGGTGATTACTGATTACTGGTTAGGTAATGAGTTGGGAGGAGAGGTGCTTCGCCAGATAAAGGCCTACGCTGAAGCAACGCCGGTTATATTGGTGTCAGCCACCTGGAACCTTCTCAAGGAAGGATTGAAGTCCCCTGAGCTTGAGGATGATGCATTACATTTTTCTGCCTATGTGACCAAGCCGGTAAACCTGATTAACCTACGTCGTGAAATTGCCCGCGTGTGCGAGCTCAATATACAGGAGCCAGGTCAGCAGAGTGAGGTCGCGCCTATTACAGCAGTTAATCAAAAGGCCGAGATTTCAGCTGAAGAGCGTGAAAAACTGACTCTCTGGATAGAGTTGGGAGCAGTTACCGACATTGTGGAATGGTGTCAGTCGTTTGCTGCCGAGGGCAATGGGCAACCCTCAGGTATTGAAGAAATTCACTATCTGGCCTTACGTGGTGACTTTAAAGGCATCAAAAAGCTTATTTAA
- a CDS encoding DNA-binding response regulator, with the protein MDALHDKKILVIDDAEADRMLISSYLQQRGSRIYHAIDGLDGVHKARLLIPDLILMDLDMPQCNGYSACRILADDPETSSIPVIFLSAYSETEQRIQGFLAGGVDFIGKPYNFDEVKLRITVHLRQEVRNDEKLAEEAGFDAAEYADKPSNHVDSILFNSARVYLVRSLENPPSLKELAKLVGTNSKRLNLAFKKCAGITVYEYLREERMVEARKLLFNTRLTISDVAEKVGFSSNANFSTAFKERFGMPPSKFRTRQLLSNGE; encoded by the coding sequence ATGGACGCCTTGCACGATAAAAAAATCCTCGTCATTGATGACGCGGAAGCAGATCGAATGCTGATCTCCTCTTACCTGCAGCAACGCGGTAGCCGCATCTACCATGCGATCGACGGGTTAGACGGTGTCCACAAGGCGCGTTTATTGATCCCGGATCTGATACTGATGGATCTGGATATGCCTCAGTGTAATGGCTACTCAGCCTGCAGAATTCTTGCGGATGACCCTGAAACCTCGTCGATACCGGTCATTTTCCTGTCGGCATACTCAGAAACTGAGCAGCGTATCCAAGGTTTTCTAGCGGGTGGTGTAGACTTTATTGGTAAGCCTTATAACTTTGATGAAGTCAAATTACGTATCACTGTGCATTTAAGGCAGGAAGTGCGTAACGATGAAAAGCTGGCTGAAGAGGCCGGTTTTGATGCTGCGGAATATGCGGATAAGCCAAGTAATCATGTAGACAGTATTTTGTTCAACAGTGCGCGGGTTTATCTGGTGCGTTCTCTTGAGAACCCTCCTAGCCTGAAAGAGTTGGCTAAACTGGTAGGCACTAATTCAAAGCGGTTGAACTTAGCATTTAAGAAATGTGCGGGCATCACCGTATACGAGTATCTGCGTGAGGAGCGTATGGTCGAGGCCCGAAAACTGCTTTTCAATACTCGCCTGACCATTAGCGATGTGGCCGAAAAAGTCGGTTTCAGCAGCAATGCTAATTTCTCGACTGCTTTTAAGGAGCGCTTTGGTATGCCACCTTCAAAATTCAGAACCAGGCAACTGTTGTCCAATGGTGAATGA
- the trxB gene encoding thioredoxin-disulfide reductase, protein MQTRHERLIILGSGPAGYTAAVYAARANLKPLLITGIQAGGQLTTTTDVDNWPGDAEGVQGPELMERMKQHAERFNTEVLFDHIHEVTLGEKPFTLKGDNGVYTCDALIIATGASARYLGLESEQKFMGQGVSACATCDGFFYRNQEVVVVGGGNTAVEEALYLSNIASKVTLVHRRDSLRAEKILQDKLFEKVASGNMVVEWFYEVDEVLGDNTGVTGVRVKSTQDGSTKEIHAPGLFVAIGHSPNTGIFEGQLVMNGGYIKVNSGLDGNATATSVPGVFASGDVMDHVYRQAITSAGTGCMAALDAERYLDGLS, encoded by the coding sequence ATGCAAACGCGTCATGAACGCTTGATTATTCTTGGCTCCGGCCCAGCAGGATACACGGCCGCCGTTTATGCGGCGCGTGCTAACCTCAAGCCACTGTTGATCACCGGGATTCAGGCAGGTGGTCAGCTGACGACGACCACAGATGTTGATAACTGGCCGGGGGATGCTGAAGGTGTGCAGGGGCCTGAGCTGATGGAACGTATGAAACAGCACGCCGAGCGTTTTAATACCGAGGTATTGTTTGACCATATTCATGAGGTCACACTAGGTGAAAAGCCGTTTACGCTCAAGGGCGACAATGGTGTATATACCTGTGATGCGCTGATTATCGCCACAGGCGCCAGCGCCCGTTATCTGGGCCTTGAGTCGGAGCAGAAATTCATGGGGCAAGGGGTTTCTGCGTGCGCAACCTGCGATGGCTTTTTCTACCGCAATCAGGAAGTTGTCGTTGTCGGTGGGGGGAATACAGCAGTAGAAGAAGCCTTGTACCTTTCCAATATTGCTTCCAAGGTCACTCTGGTTCACCGCCGTGATAGCCTGCGTGCCGAAAAAATCCTGCAGGACAAGCTGTTCGAGAAGGTAGCATCAGGCAATATGGTCGTAGAGTGGTTTTATGAAGTGGACGAGGTGTTAGGTGATAACACCGGTGTCACTGGAGTACGGGTTAAATCCACTCAGGATGGCTCAACCAAGGAAATCCATGCGCCGGGCCTGTTCGTTGCTATTGGTCATAGCCCGAATACCGGTATTTTTGAAGGCCAGTTGGTCATGAATGGCGGTTATATCAAGGTCAATTCCGGCCTTGACGGTAATGCCACGGCGACCAGCGTACCGGGTGTGTTTGCCAGTGGTGACGTCATGGATCATGTCTACCGTCAGGCGATTACCTCGGCAGGCACTGGCTGCATGGCAGCCTTGGATGCTGAGCGCTATCTGGATGGCCTGAGCTAA
- the acnA gene encoding aconitate hydratase AcnA: MSKIPETLQSLDVDSHTYHYHSLPLAADALGNIDRLPKTLKILLENQLRNADDESVSSEDMQALVDWQQEGKSSREIGYRPARVLMQDFTGVPGVVDLASMRAAVEKLGEDPACINPLSPVDLVIDHSVMVDKFGNPAAFQDNVDIEMQRNRERYEFLRWGQKAFDNFSVVPPGTGICHQVNLEYLGKTVWTKEVNGATLAYPDTLVGTDSHTTMINGLGVLGWGVGGIEAEAAMLGQPVSMLIPEVIGFKLTGKLREGITATDLVLTVTEMLRKKGVVGKFVEFYGDGLKDLPLADRATIANMAPEYGATCGFFPVDDETLNYLRLTGREDAQVALVEAYSKAQGLWREPGDEPIFTDTLHLDMTEVEASLAGPKRPQDRVELKNMPAAFAKVMEDDGKAEETQPAGKLASEGGQTAVGVNRSYEHSDSQAVSFQGQDFKLDPGAVVIAAITSCTNTSNPSVMMAAGLLARKALEKGLVTQPWVKTSLAPGSKVVTDYLEAANLSDDLNALGFNLVGYGCTTCIGNSGPLPEEIEKAVSDGDLTVASVLSGNRNFEGRVHPLVKTNWLASPPLVVAYALAGNVQCDLTQDPLGTDKQGNPVYLKDIWPSQAEIATAVEKVNTAMFRKEYGAVFEGDDTWKAIKVSESKVYQWPASTYIQHPPFFEGMGREPDAIEDVKDARVLAMLGDSVTTDHISPAGAIKPDSPAGRYLQEHGVEPVDFNSYGSRRGNHEVMMRGTFANVRIKNEMLDGVVGGETRHVPSGEQMAIYDAAMKYQEAGTPLVVIAGKEYGTGSSRDWAAKGTRLLGVRAVIAESFERIHRSNLIGMGVVPLQFPEGESRETLGLTGDEEVSIAGLSDLSPGGSVKVIIKNAEGERSVDAKCRIDTLNELAYYRHGGILHYVLRKMIGAA; this comes from the coding sequence ATGAGCAAGATTCCCGAGACGCTACAATCGCTTGACGTAGATTCCCATACGTATCATTACCATAGCCTTCCACTCGCCGCCGATGCGCTTGGCAATATCGACCGCTTGCCTAAAACACTCAAGATTCTACTCGAAAACCAACTACGCAACGCGGACGATGAAAGCGTTTCCTCGGAAGATATGCAGGCCCTGGTAGACTGGCAGCAGGAAGGTAAATCAAGCCGAGAAATCGGTTATCGCCCGGCCCGTGTGTTGATGCAGGATTTTACCGGCGTGCCTGGCGTGGTCGATCTAGCCTCCATGCGTGCAGCGGTTGAGAAACTGGGTGAAGATCCTGCCTGTATCAACCCGTTATCGCCGGTTGATCTGGTCATTGACCACTCGGTCATGGTCGACAAGTTTGGTAACCCTGCCGCCTTTCAGGACAACGTGGATATCGAGATGCAGCGCAACCGGGAGCGTTACGAATTCCTGCGCTGGGGACAGAAAGCTTTCGATAACTTCAGTGTTGTGCCACCGGGCACAGGCATCTGTCATCAGGTCAACCTGGAATACCTGGGGAAAACCGTCTGGACCAAAGAAGTAAACGGCGCCACTCTGGCCTACCCTGACACCCTCGTCGGCACTGACTCCCACACAACCATGATCAACGGTTTGGGCGTTCTGGGCTGGGGTGTTGGCGGTATTGAAGCCGAAGCGGCCATGCTCGGCCAGCCGGTATCGATGCTGATTCCCGAAGTCATTGGCTTCAAACTGACCGGTAAGCTACGTGAAGGTATCACCGCCACTGATCTGGTGCTGACAGTCACCGAGATGCTGCGTAAAAAAGGCGTGGTGGGCAAGTTTGTTGAGTTCTACGGTGACGGCCTCAAGGATCTGCCGCTGGCCGACCGCGCAACCATCGCCAATATGGCACCGGAATATGGCGCTACCTGCGGCTTTTTCCCGGTGGATGACGAAACACTCAACTATCTGCGTCTGACCGGCCGTGAAGATGCCCAGGTGGCACTGGTGGAAGCCTATAGCAAGGCTCAGGGGTTATGGCGCGAACCCGGTGACGAGCCCATTTTCACCGACACCCTGCATCTGGACATGACCGAGGTTGAAGCCAGCCTGGCTGGACCAAAACGCCCGCAGGACAGGGTCGAACTGAAAAACATGCCGGCCGCCTTTGCCAAGGTGATGGAAGATGATGGCAAAGCAGAAGAGACTCAGCCTGCGGGCAAACTGGCGTCCGAAGGCGGCCAGACAGCCGTCGGAGTTAACCGCAGCTATGAACACTCAGACAGCCAGGCCGTTTCCTTCCAGGGTCAGGATTTCAAACTTGACCCAGGCGCTGTGGTGATCGCTGCCATCACTTCTTGTACCAATACTTCCAACCCCAGCGTGATGATGGCGGCGGGCCTTTTGGCGCGCAAGGCGCTCGAGAAGGGCCTAGTCACCCAGCCCTGGGTAAAAACTTCATTGGCGCCTGGCTCCAAGGTCGTTACCGACTACCTGGAAGCCGCCAACCTCAGCGATGACCTGAATGCCCTTGGCTTTAACCTGGTCGGTTATGGTTGCACAACCTGCATCGGTAACTCCGGGCCACTGCCTGAGGAAATTGAAAAAGCGGTCTCCGATGGCGACCTGACCGTTGCCTCAGTGCTATCAGGTAACCGTAACTTTGAAGGCCGGGTTCACCCGCTGGTCAAAACCAACTGGCTGGCATCACCGCCCCTGGTCGTCGCCTACGCTCTGGCGGGTAACGTTCAGTGTGACCTGACCCAAGACCCCCTCGGCACGGATAAGCAAGGCAATCCGGTTTACCTGAAGGATATCTGGCCGAGCCAGGCCGAAATTGCCACCGCCGTCGAGAAGGTCAATACCGCTATGTTCCGCAAGGAATACGGCGCCGTCTTTGAAGGCGACGACACCTGGAAAGCCATCAAGGTATCGGAAAGCAAAGTTTACCAGTGGCCCGCCTCCACCTATATTCAGCATCCGCCTTTCTTTGAGGGTATGGGCCGCGAACCAGATGCCATTGAGGATGTTAAGGACGCTCGTGTGTTGGCCATGCTGGGTGACTCTGTTACCACAGACCATATTTCCCCGGCAGGGGCCATCAAGCCGGATAGCCCGGCAGGACGCTACCTGCAGGAACACGGCGTTGAACCGGTGGATTTCAACTCCTATGGTTCACGGCGCGGTAACCACGAAGTCATGATGCGCGGCACCTTTGCCAACGTACGAATCAAGAATGAAATGCTCGATGGCGTTGTGGGTGGCGAAACCCGCCATGTGCCCAGCGGTGAACAGATGGCCATTTATGATGCTGCCATGAAGTATCAGGAAGCCGGCACACCGCTGGTGGTCATTGCTGGTAAGGAGTACGGCACCGGTTCCTCGCGCGACTGGGCCGCCAAAGGCACACGCTTGCTCGGCGTGCGCGCGGTTATCGCTGAATCCTTTGAACGCATTCACCGTTCCAACCTGATCGGCATGGGCGTGGTGCCGCTGCAGTTCCCTGAGGGTGAAAGCCGGGAAACGCTAGGTTTGACCGGGGATGAGGAAGTTTCCATCGCAGGCCTGAGTGACCTCAGCCCGGGCGGCAGCGTTAAGGTAATCATTAAAAACGCCGAAGGCGAGCGTAGCGTTGACGCCAAGTGTCGTATTGATACCCTGAATGAGCTGGCGTACTACCGCCATGGTGGTATCCTTCATTACGTGCTGCGCAAGATGATTGGCGCAGCCTGA